One segment of Humidesulfovibrio mexicanus DNA contains the following:
- a CDS encoding efflux RND transporter periplasmic adaptor subunit, which yields MRIAQNTARSLFIPLALTAALFGCGGDKQAAGPAQAPEPEVSIATIAPQQVTLTTVLAGRTSAYQISEVRPQVGGIVQKRTFKEGGDVKVGEVLYQIDPATYQAAYDNAKATLAKAEANAVPARLKGKRYANLSKVNAVSQQDNDDAQAAMNQAEAEVVAARAALETARINLSYTRVTSPITGRIGKSNVTPGALVTASQADPLTTVQQTDPMYVDVTQSSAEVLRLKRDLASGKLKKSGTNGAKVKLLFEDGTPYPLEGSLQFSDITVDQSTGVITLRALFPNPQQDLLPGLYVRAVLEEGVEENAVLVPQQAVTRDSKGNALVMALKQDNTVEARSITVSRVVGDKWLVSEGLAAGDRIIVEGLQKAKPGSKVKPVEAGSAQPAPKDLPQADAAGAKQPGQPEAAKTTAPAKDAKPEAKPAAKPEAKPAAKAEAKPDAKSEAKPAAKPEAKHAAQATPSQAAPGATKAVSGKDAMKETMREVMADEPKTKTTASANRTLVYSPPKDQPWPGSTGPGTSVKSGDSTANHQ from the coding sequence ATGCGCATTGCACAAAACACCGCTCGTTCCTTGTTCATCCCCCTCGCCCTGACCGCGGCCTTGTTCGGCTGCGGCGGAGACAAGCAGGCTGCCGGGCCGGCTCAAGCGCCAGAACCGGAAGTCAGCATCGCCACGATTGCCCCGCAGCAGGTCACACTGACCACCGTGCTTGCGGGACGGACTTCGGCCTACCAAATCTCCGAAGTCAGACCACAGGTCGGAGGCATCGTCCAAAAACGGACCTTCAAGGAAGGCGGGGACGTGAAAGTTGGCGAGGTGCTCTACCAGATTGATCCCGCCACCTACCAAGCCGCCTACGACAACGCCAAGGCCACGCTCGCCAAGGCCGAGGCCAATGCGGTTCCGGCGCGCCTGAAGGGCAAGCGGTACGCCAACCTGTCCAAGGTCAACGCCGTAAGCCAGCAGGACAACGACGACGCCCAGGCCGCCATGAACCAGGCCGAGGCCGAGGTCGTCGCCGCGCGCGCCGCCTTGGAGACGGCCCGCATCAACCTTTCCTACACGCGTGTCACCTCGCCGATCACCGGACGCATCGGAAAATCCAACGTGACTCCGGGTGCGCTTGTCACCGCAAGCCAGGCCGATCCGCTGACCACGGTCCAGCAGACGGACCCCATGTACGTTGATGTGACACAGTCCAGCGCAGAGGTTCTGCGCCTCAAGCGCGACCTTGCCAGCGGCAAACTCAAGAAATCTGGAACAAACGGCGCCAAAGTGAAACTGCTCTTCGAGGACGGCACCCCGTATCCTCTTGAAGGTTCGCTGCAGTTCTCCGATATCACTGTGGACCAAAGCACCGGCGTGATCACCCTGCGTGCGCTGTTCCCCAATCCCCAGCAGGATTTGCTGCCCGGCCTGTACGTGCGCGCCGTGCTGGAGGAAGGCGTCGAGGAAAACGCGGTGCTGGTGCCGCAGCAGGCCGTCACGCGCGACAGCAAGGGCAACGCCCTGGTCATGGCCCTCAAGCAGGACAACACCGTCGAGGCCCGGTCCATCACCGTTTCCCGTGTGGTTGGCGACAAATGGCTTGTGTCCGAAGGCCTCGCCGCGGGCGACCGCATAATCGTCGAGGGGCTCCAAAAGGCCAAGCCGGGCTCAAAGGTCAAGCCCGTGGAAGCCGGTTCGGCCCAGCCCGCGCCCAAGGACTTGCCCCAGGCCGACGCAGCCGGAGCCAAGCAGCCCGGCCAGCCGGAAGCGGCAAAAACAACAGCTCCCGCCAAGGACGCCAAGCCTGAGGCGAAGCCTGCGGCCAAACCTGAAGCGAAGCCTGCGGCCAAGGCCGAGGCGAAGCCTGATGCCAAGTCTGAGGCGAAGCCTGCGGCCAAGCCTGAAGCGAAACATGCTGCACAGGCCACGCCTTCGCAGGCGGCGCCCGGCGCCACAAAGGCGGTTTCCGGAAAGGACGCCATGAAGGAGACCATGCGGGAAGTCATGGCGGACGAGCCCAAGACAAAGACCACGGCCAGCGCGAATAGAACCCTTGTCTATTCCCCGCCCAAGGACCAGCCGTGGCCCGGCTCCACTGGTCCCGGCACAAGCGTGAAGAGCGGCGATTCCACCGCCAACCACCAGTAG